The sequence CACCGTGGGCAACATAATCACCGTAATCCGCCCCCAGATGGCGCAGGTGGGCGCGAATCAGATCGAAGTGATAAGCCTCTTCGGCGGCAACGCCAAGCCAGTCGGTGTAATACGCCTCAGGCATGCCGGAAAAGCGTTGCACGGCATCAAGCGCAAGATTAATCGCGTTGAACTCGATATGGGCGATCGCGTGCATCATGATCGCCCGCCCCTCTATAGTACCAAAACCGCGTCGCTTCACACGGCTTGCCTTTATTAGCTCGGGGTGCTCAGGCCTGCCCGGCTGGTCAACAGGTTCCGGATCACTCTCCCTGTCCAGTTTCAGGGCTCCTGCCTGCCACGAACGACTCAGATCCCGGACCCGAGCAAGCTTTTCATCCACATCGGCAAGCAGCAAACAGCAACGCGCACCATCCCTCAATTCATTCATCTCTTGAGCAACTCCGTTTCACACTCC comes from Mariprofundus aestuarium and encodes:
- a CDS encoding ferritin-like domain-containing protein; translated protein: MNELRDGARCCLLLADVDEKLARVRDLSRSWQAGALKLDRESDPEPVDQPGRPEHPELIKASRVKRRGFGTIEGRAIMMHAIAHIEFNAINLALDAVQRFSGMPEAYYTDWLGVAAEEAYHFDLIRAHLRHLGADYGDYVAHGGLWEMCEKTAYDVLVRMALVPRVLEARGLDVTPGIQEKLRQAGDENAATILDVILHDEIGHVAIGNRWYHYLCKQRGLEPVPFFLELLDKHYPKGLFGPFNIDAREQAGFTESEIKLLTATL